The following are encoded together in the Desulfomicrobium apsheronum genome:
- the hsdR gene encoding EcoAI/FtnUII family type I restriction enzme subunit R, with amino-acid sequence MNEAETRLLHIDPALKAAGWGVVEGSRIRPEYPITLGRIQGAGRRARALTADYVLEYRNTKLAIVEAKAWDKPLTEGLAQAKDYAGKLAVRFTYSTNGQGIYAVDMESGSEAEISAYPTPEELWGRTFAVQNLWRDRFKAVPFEDRSGYFQGRYYQDIAVERVLTAMADGRDRILLTLATGTGKTFIAFQIVWKLFHSRWNLQDWRRDEKPSRRPRILFLADRNILADQAYNAFSAFAEDALVRIAPDEIRKKGKVPKNGSIFFTIFQTFMCGPPTDGELSPYFGDYPPDFFDFIVIDECHRGGAKDESRWRGILEYFAPAVQLGLTATPKRDVNADTYAYFGDPVFIYSLKDGINDGFLTPFRVKQIATTLDEYVYTSDDMLIEGEIEDGKIYGEADFNRIIEIRAREKKRVEIFMALIDQREKTLVFCANQDHARAVRDLVNQLKSYGDPNYCQRVTADDGMLGEQHLRAFQDNEKTIPTVLTTSQKLSTGVDARNIRNIVLMRPINSMIEFKQIIGRGTRLYDGKEYFTIYDFVEAHHHFNDKEWDGEPVEPEACDVCGKYPCVCIKEPPAPCLICGEQPCVCPKPLCPECGQQPCVCPKQPCPKCGYNPCQCVKRAKIKLSDGKERTIQHMVATSFWHPDGTPMSAAQFMEALFGRLPEFFQDEDELRSIWSVPYTRRRLLDGLAEKGFGREQLAEMQKIIDAEKSDIFDVLAHVAYADVPLTREERAARARISIQQYFNSKQQAFLDFVLGHYVNVGVEELDQTKLTPLLRLRYGNSLKDAMADLGKAEEINKIFVGFQRYLYQTGLSA; translated from the coding sequence ATGAACGAAGCCGAAACCCGCCTCCTGCACATCGACCCGGCCCTCAAGGCCGCCGGCTGGGGTGTGGTCGAAGGCAGTCGCATCCGACCCGAGTATCCCATCACATTGGGCCGAATCCAGGGTGCGGGGCGGCGGGCAAGGGCTCTCACGGCCGATTACGTTCTGGAGTATCGCAATACCAAGCTGGCCATCGTGGAGGCCAAGGCTTGGGACAAACCACTGACCGAAGGGCTGGCCCAAGCCAAGGACTACGCCGGTAAGCTGGCCGTCCGTTTCACGTATTCCACCAACGGACAGGGCATCTATGCCGTAGACATGGAGTCGGGCAGCGAAGCAGAAATATCCGCCTATCCCACGCCTGAAGAGCTCTGGGGGCGGACCTTTGCCGTACAAAACCTCTGGCGGGACCGCTTTAAGGCCGTGCCCTTCGAGGACCGGAGCGGGTATTTTCAGGGTCGGTATTATCAGGACATCGCCGTTGAGCGGGTTCTGACCGCCATGGCCGACGGGCGGGACCGCATCTTGCTGACGCTGGCCACAGGCACTGGCAAAACCTTCATCGCCTTTCAGATCGTCTGGAAGCTCTTCCACAGCCGCTGGAATTTGCAGGATTGGCGGCGGGATGAAAAACCGAGCCGAAGACCGCGCATCCTGTTTCTGGCCGACCGCAACATTCTGGCGGATCAGGCCTACAACGCCTTTTCCGCCTTTGCCGAAGACGCCTTGGTGCGCATCGCGCCGGATGAGATCAGAAAGAAAGGCAAGGTGCCCAAGAACGGCAGCATCTTCTTCACCATCTTCCAGACCTTCATGTGCGGGCCGCCTACAGACGGAGAGCTGAGCCCCTATTTTGGGGATTATCCTCCCGATTTCTTCGATTTCATCGTCATCGACGAATGTCATCGCGGCGGCGCCAAGGACGAAAGCAGATGGCGCGGCATCCTGGAATACTTCGCCCCGGCCGTGCAACTTGGCTTGACGGCTACTCCCAAGAGGGACGTCAACGCCGACACCTACGCCTATTTCGGAGATCCGGTCTTCATCTATTCGCTGAAAGACGGCATCAACGACGGATTCCTTACGCCGTTCCGCGTCAAACAGATCGCCACCACTTTGGACGAATATGTCTACACGTCCGACGACATGCTGATCGAAGGCGAAATCGAAGACGGAAAGATTTACGGTGAGGCGGATTTCAACCGCATCATCGAAATCAGGGCGCGGGAGAAGAAACGGGTCGAAATATTCATGGCCCTCATTGACCAGCGTGAGAAGACTCTGGTTTTTTGCGCGAACCAGGATCACGCCCGGGCTGTGCGTGATCTGGTCAACCAGCTCAAATCCTACGGGGACCCAAACTATTGCCAACGCGTCACGGCCGATGACGGGATGCTTGGTGAACAGCATCTGCGAGCCTTTCAGGACAACGAAAAGACCATTCCCACGGTTCTGACCACATCGCAAAAATTGTCCACCGGCGTGGATGCCCGCAACATCCGTAACATCGTGCTCATGCGGCCCATCAATTCCATGATCGAGTTCAAGCAGATCATCGGACGCGGCACGCGCCTGTACGACGGCAAGGAATATTTTACGATTTACGATTTCGTGGAGGCCCATCACCACTTCAACGATAAGGAATGGGACGGCGAACCCGTAGAACCGGAAGCGTGTGATGTCTGCGGCAAATACCCATGTGTCTGCATCAAGGAGCCCCCGGCCCCGTGTCTGATATGCGGCGAGCAACCATGCGTCTGCCCCAAGCCGCTCTGTCCGGAATGCGGCCAACAGCCATGCGTATGTCCCAAGCAGCCATGCCCCAAATGCGGGTACAATCCCTGCCAATGCGTCAAAAGGGCCAAGATTAAACTATCCGACGGCAAGGAACGCACCATCCAACACATGGTGGCCACAAGCTTCTGGCATCCGGATGGAACGCCAATGTCCGCCGCGCAGTTCATGGAAGCGCTGTTCGGAAGATTGCCGGAATTCTTCCAGGACGAAGACGAACTGCGCAGCATCTGGAGCGTTCCGTATACCCGTCGCAGGCTCTTGGACGGTCTGGCGGAAAAAGGCTTTGGCAGGGAACAGTTAGCTGAAATGCAAAAGATCATCGACGCAGAAAAAAGCGACATTTTCGACGTGCTGGCTCATGTAGCCTACGCCGATGTACCCCTGACCCGAGAAGAAAGAGCGGCCAGGGCCAGGATCAGTATCCAGCAGTATTTCAACAGCAAACAGCAGGCCTTCCTGGACTTTGTCCTGGGCCACTACGTGAATGTCGGCGTGGAAGAACTGGACCAGACAAAGCTGACCCCTCTCTTGCGACTGCGCTACGGGAACTCGCTGAAGGATGCCATGGCCGATCTGGGCAAGGCGGAAGAGATCAACAAAATCTTTGTCGGGTTTCAGAGGTACTTGTATCAAACCGGACTGAGCGCCTGA
- the rsmG gene encoding 16S rRNA (guanine(527)-N(7))-methyltransferase RsmG — translation MNSHPEAREVAARAKGLGRVLTDDQARLLSVYLGLLVKWNARMNLVGPSTWTEILDTLIQDSWHLADLLYTLGTQPTQTLDLGAGAGLPGIPLRVFWQSGEYYLVEPRQKRAIFMEQAVAHMKLPLTKVICARMEALPPARRAADLIVSRAFMPWRKLLAEVKSCLAPQGRVLVMSNESSTDTVEGYSLELVREYPVAGKKRYFRLFALGGHDF, via the coding sequence ATGAATTCTCATCCCGAAGCCCGTGAAGTCGCCGCCAGGGCCAAAGGCCTGGGGCGGGTCCTGACCGATGACCAGGCTCGCCTTTTGAGCGTCTATCTTGGCCTGCTCGTCAAGTGGAACGCCCGCATGAACCTGGTCGGCCCCTCGACCTGGACCGAGATCCTGGACACCCTGATCCAGGACTCCTGGCATCTGGCCGATCTGCTGTACACTTTGGGGACCCAGCCCACCCAGACCTTGGATCTGGGAGCGGGAGCAGGTCTGCCGGGCATCCCGCTGCGCGTCTTCTGGCAGTCGGGCGAATATTATCTGGTGGAGCCACGGCAAAAACGCGCCATCTTCATGGAACAGGCCGTTGCACACATGAAACTGCCGCTGACCAAGGTCATTTGCGCCCGCATGGAGGCCCTGCCCCCGGCGCGGCGCGCGGCGGATCTCATTGTCAGTCGGGCCTTCATGCCATGGCGGAAACTCCTCGCCGAGGTCAAAAGCTGCCTTGCCCCGCAGGGACGGGTGCTGGTGATGAGCAACGAGTCGTCCACCGACACGGTGGAAGGCTACAGCCTGGAGCTGGTTCGGGAGTATCCGGTGGCCGGGAAGAAACGTTATTTCCGGCTATTCGCCCTTGGGGGGCATGACTTCTGA
- a CDS encoding DUF6680 family protein — protein sequence MDNSFWQIISICSNVAAIIASPLVALYIADRINKSNQERERKINIFRQLMATRHQILGKQHVEALNMIHFEFSQEKNEERDVYEAWKELHDHFSDINNFGERTEITAPERERLHLDLLSKMAKCLGYKFDRVIINKGHYYPEYLSQVDADLSMIRKGLTRIFSFDTPLFPVWISNLHPPETNDTQKETLSD from the coding sequence GTGGATAACTCATTTTGGCAGATAATTAGTATATGCTCTAATGTTGCTGCAATTATTGCTTCACCGCTTGTCGCTTTATACATAGCAGACAGAATTAATAAATCAAATCAAGAAAGAGAAAGAAAAATAAACATCTTTCGTCAGCTAATGGCTACTAGACATCAAATACTTGGAAAGCAGCACGTTGAAGCGCTTAACATGATCCATTTTGAATTTTCTCAAGAAAAAAATGAAGAGAGAGACGTGTATGAAGCGTGGAAAGAATTGCACGATCATTTCAGCGATATTAATAATTTTGGTGAAAGAACAGAAATAACAGCACCAGAAAGGGAAAGACTACACTTAGACCTTCTTTCGAAAATGGCTAAATGTCTTGGCTATAAGTTTGACAGAGTCATTATAAACAAGGGCCATTACTATCCTGAATATTTAAGTCAAGTCGATGCAGACCTTTCTATGATCAGAAAAGGGCTAACTCGAATTTTTTCATTTGACACGCCATTATTTCCTGTTTGGATTTCAAATCTGCATCCACCTGAAACAAACGACACTCAAAAAGAAACCTTATCTGACTAA
- the ltrA gene encoding group II intron reverse transcriptase/maturase, with translation MDVMEAVVERENMRTAAKRVRSNKGVPGVDGMRVEDVWGYYGPHIEKSLLDGSYEPQPVLGVEIPKPGGGTRQLGIPTAMDRLVQQALHQVLTPIFNPGFSDSSYGFRPGRSAHQAVLRAREHVAAGKRFVVDMDLEKFFDRVNHDVLMARVRRKVGDKRVLGLIRRFLQAGLMTGGMCSQRSEGTPQGGPLSPLLSNILLDDLDKELERRGHAFCRYADDCNIYVRTRRSGERVMASVSRYLQTRLKLQVNAAKSAVDRPWNRKFLGYSMTFHKQPRLKVAPAVVARLKDSVREECRKGRGRSLQKVIDLLSLKLRGWVNYFKLAEVKNVFEELDGWVRRRLRLILWRQWKRSYTRAGKLMQRGLSEERSWKSATNGHGPWWNSGASHMNEALPRKYFDKLGLVSLLDHYRKLQCVT, from the coding sequence ATGGACGTGATGGAAGCGGTGGTCGAACGCGAGAACATGCGCACGGCGGCCAAGCGCGTGCGCAGCAACAAGGGTGTCCCCGGCGTCGACGGCATGCGTGTCGAGGATGTTTGGGGGTATTACGGTCCTCATATCGAGAAGTCACTTCTGGACGGGAGCTACGAACCGCAACCGGTCCTGGGGGTCGAGATCCCCAAGCCTGGAGGCGGTACCCGGCAACTGGGCATCCCTACGGCCATGGACCGTCTGGTCCAACAGGCGCTGCACCAGGTGCTCACGCCGATCTTCAATCCCGGCTTCTCCGATTCAAGCTACGGGTTCCGTCCCGGTAGAAGCGCGCATCAGGCCGTGCTGAGGGCACGGGAGCATGTCGCCGCCGGCAAACGATTCGTGGTGGACATGGATCTGGAGAAGTTCTTCGACCGGGTGAACCATGATGTGCTTATGGCACGTGTGAGGCGCAAGGTCGGGGACAAGCGGGTGCTTGGCCTTATCCGCCGGTTCCTGCAAGCGGGGCTGATGACGGGCGGAATGTGTAGCCAGCGATCGGAAGGAACTCCGCAAGGGGGTCCCCTTTCTCCGCTCCTGTCGAACATCCTGCTGGACGATCTGGACAAGGAACTCGAACGCCGAGGTCATGCGTTCTGCCGGTACGCGGATGACTGCAACATCTATGTGCGCACCCGCCGCTCGGGGGAGCGCGTCATGGCCTCGGTCAGTCGGTATCTGCAAACCCGACTGAAGCTTCAGGTGAACGCCGCCAAGAGCGCGGTGGACCGGCCCTGGAACCGAAAGTTCCTTGGGTACAGCATGACGTTTCACAAACAACCACGGCTGAAAGTGGCTCCTGCGGTGGTCGCCCGGTTGAAAGACTCGGTACGCGAAGAATGCCGCAAGGGGCGCGGTCGATCCCTGCAAAAGGTGATTGACTTACTCTCGCTGAAGCTGCGTGGCTGGGTGAACTACTTCAAGCTGGCCGAAGTGAAGAACGTGTTCGAGGAACTTGATGGGTGGGTACGACGTCGTCTGCGTTTGATCCTTTGGCGTCAGTGGAAGAGGTCATATACACGGGCCGGGAAACTGATGCAGAGGGGGCTGAGCGAAGAACGGTCGTGGAAGTCCGCCACCAACGGGCATGGACCGTGGTGGAACTCGGGGGCCTCGCACATGAACGAGGCCTTACCCAGGAAGTACTTCGACAAATTAGGACTCGTGTCACTGCTTGATCACTACCGTAAACTTCAATGTGTTACATGA
- a CDS encoding DUF7681 family protein: protein MEDKNPFVYVKPTDLSVEQITIVRDKCKELNDILLSLNPSRERSLAITKLEEVSMWANKSIVFNQVN, encoded by the coding sequence ATGGAAGACAAAAATCCATTTGTTTATGTGAAGCCGACTGATTTGTCGGTGGAGCAAATAACAATCGTAAGGGACAAATGCAAGGAGCTTAACGACATTCTGCTTTCACTTAATCCAAGTCGTGAGCGCTCTCTGGCAATTACCAAGCTTGAGGAAGTTTCAATGTGGGCTAATAAAAGCATTGTTTTTAACCAAGTCAATTAA
- a CDS encoding ACP S-malonyltransferase, with amino-acid sequence MSTQSIIFPGQGSQEPGMGRDLAEHWSEAMDLWKKAERLSGLPLREIYWDGDENAMAVTRNLQPALTVVNMNLWCFLAEKLSPAGVAGHSLGEFAALFAARVLSVDEILELVCLRGKLMDEATNQDGRMAAILKLKQAVVEELVAAAASLTGQEIRIANYNTPGQFVISGHAQAVDHVCANAKPHKGRALVLPVSNAFHSPYMSEAGDELAKFMDRLDWHDPKIPVYLNVTARPEADARVLKETVKRQMTSSVHWTQTIENQYADGMRSFVELGPKGALSRMVSQILKDRDGVETLSISTLEQAASL; translated from the coding sequence ATGAGTACACAGAGCATCATTTTTCCCGGACAGGGCTCGCAAGAGCCTGGAATGGGCCGGGATCTGGCGGAACACTGGTCCGAGGCCATGGACTTGTGGAAAAAAGCCGAACGCCTGAGCGGCCTGCCGCTGCGCGAAATATATTGGGACGGCGACGAAAACGCCATGGCGGTGACGCGGAATCTGCAACCCGCCCTGACTGTTGTCAACATGAACCTGTGGTGTTTTCTGGCCGAAAAGCTGAGCCCCGCCGGAGTCGCCGGGCACAGCCTGGGTGAATTCGCGGCCCTGTTCGCGGCCCGGGTCCTGTCCGTCGACGAGATTCTGGAACTGGTCTGCCTGCGTGGCAAGCTCATGGACGAGGCCACGAACCAGGACGGACGCATGGCCGCCATCCTGAAGCTCAAGCAGGCCGTGGTCGAGGAACTGGTCGCGGCAGCCGCCAGCCTGACCGGACAGGAAATCCGCATCGCCAACTACAACACCCCGGGCCAGTTCGTGATCAGCGGACACGCCCAGGCCGTGGACCATGTCTGCGCGAACGCCAAGCCCCACAAGGGCCGGGCCCTGGTGCTGCCGGTCAGCAACGCCTTCCACTCCCCGTACATGAGCGAAGCCGGAGACGAACTGGCCAAATTCATGGACAGGCTGGATTGGCACGACCCGAAAATCCCGGTCTATCTGAACGTCACGGCCAGACCCGAAGCGGACGCGCGGGTCCTGAAAGAAACCGTGAAGCGCCAGATGACCTCTTCCGTGCACTGGACCCAGACCATCGAGAACCAGTATGCCGACGGCATGCGCTCCTTTGTGGAGCTGGGTCCCAAGGGCGCCCTGTCGCGCATGGTTTCGCAGATACTTAAAGACCGGGACGGGGTCGAAACCCTGTCCATCAGCACTCTTGAACAAGCCGCTAGCCTTTGA